A segment of the Streptococcus dysgalactiae subsp. dysgalactiae genome:
TAATCGGTCAGCACCGTATTGAACCACTTCGACTGGTAATTTAAAGGCACCCAAATGCTCTACCATTTTAGAATCATCCACAACCCAGATATATTCTTTTGTTGGTGTGGCCACAATCTTCTCCATCAATAAAGCTGCTCCTCCCCCTTTGATACCGTTGAAGTCTTTATCAACTTCATCAGCACCATCTACAGTGAGGTCGATGCTATCAATCTCATCTACTGATTTTAAAGGGATACCTAGACTTTCTGCTTGTTTACTGGTTACACTTGATGTCGTAACCCCGACCACTTGCAGTCCTTCTTCCTTTACACGACGGCCAATTTCTTCAACAAAATAGTAGGCGGTTGATCCTGTTCCCAATCCAATGGTCATACCATCTGTGACGTATTGGGCAGCAGTAACCCCAGCGATTTTTTTGAGTGCTTCCATGATTC
Coding sequences within it:
- the rpiA gene encoding ribose-5-phosphate isomerase RpiA codes for the protein MEALKKIAGVTAAQYVTDGMTIGLGTGSTAYYFVEEIGRRVKEEGLQVVGVTTSSVTSKQAESLGIPLKSVDEIDSIDLTVDGADEVDKDFNGIKGGGAALLMEKIVATPTKEYIWVVDDSKMVEHLGAFKLPVEVVQYGADRLLRVFEKAGYKPSFRMKGDSRLVTDMQNYIIDLDLGYIEDPVAFGRLLDGTVGVVEHGLFNGMVDKVIVASKSGVTVLEAPKAG